The sequence GGAAATCTCTTGGTGCGGTGCCAATGTCCACCCTCGGTTATGAAAAAAAATTCATCTGGGCTTTCCAGGTCAAAGAAGAGGAAAAATTTATGGAGGAGCTGCTTGCCGGCCAGCCAGAGCCTCCAAAATACTTCGCACAGATGAAGAAGCAGAACAAGGAAGGCCCTGAACTGCTCCGCCGCGAAGAAACCCCTAGAGTATCACTGGCAGAGGCGGAGAATTCAGCGGTCGTTGACACCCGTCCGGCCGGGGAGTTCGCCGAGCGACATCCAGAAGGAACCATCAATATCCCATACAATAAATCCTTTACTAACTGGGCTGGCTGGCTATTGAACTATGATGAGGATATCATGTTGATTGCTGATCCAAAGGAACTGCCAGATGTGAAAAAATCACTGCAATCAATCGGATTAGACCAGGTAACAGGCTATGTTGATCCGAAAGAGCTCAGCGGAAAATTGGAAGAATACAAGTCGGTAACCGCAAGTGAAGCAAAAGAACTGATGGAAGACGATAACTACTTCGTCATTGACGTCCGAAACGAGAGTGAATGGAACAGCGGCCATATTCCAGGGGCCCATCACCTTATGCTAGGGAACCTGACCGATAACCTTGAAAAAGTGCCTAAAGACAAGAAAATCATCGCACATTGCCAGTCAGGCGCCCGCTCCGCAATCGGAACAAGCCTGCTTCTGAAACGTGGCTTTAAAAATGTCCTTAATCTTGAAGGCGGCTTCTCCGCATGGGAAAAAGAAGGCCTCCCTGTAAAAAAAGATTAAAACCCGTGCCAGCTCGGTTGTTAAGCTGGCTTTCTGTATTTTATTAAACGGAATGAGTTCAAAACATGAACAAACTATGACCAAACGATTAAATCTTCTGTCCAAGAGGGTGAAACGATTGATTCTTACCTCGTTGCGCTATAATTTAGATGTAACAGATAATGTATAACGATAATGATTTACTTAAGTTCATAAGAAGGAATTATTGTCACGTCAATTGCTTTAATCTACGGATAAAAAAGAAGCAGCAAGGATTATCGTCACACAAATGCCTTTAATAAAAGGATAAAGAAGGAGCAGCTGAGGTTATCGGCACGTAAACGACTTTAATATACGGATAAAGAAGGATCTGCGAAGATTAAGGTCACATAAAGCAGGGACAACGAAGTTCAATGTCATATTAATTGATACAGAAGAAATTGAGGGGGTTGCCGTGAAGATATTAGTGATTGAGGATAATGAAAGTGTCTGCGCGATGATTGAGATGTTCTTTTTAAAAGAGGGCATTGATGGCAGGTTTGTGAATGATGGACTCAAAGGTTATGAGGCTTTTAAAAGTGAGCAATGGGACCTGCTGATAGTGGACTGGATGCTGCCGGGGATGGATGGAGTCAGCTTATGCAGGAAGATCAGGCAGGAGGACAGTGATGTGCCGATCATTATGCTGACTGCCAAGGACAGTGAATCGGACCAGGTTCTTGGTTTGGAGATGGGGGCGGATGATTATGTGACGAAGCCCTTCAGCCCGCTTGCTTTGATGGCGAGGATCAAGGCTGTCGCCCGCCGTTATCAAAAACAGAAGCCTGACGAGAACAGCGATATCGGGACAGGGCGCTTGAAGATCAACAAAGAAACCCGTGAAGTGAGCCTGGATGGGAAACCAGTTACAAATTTGACGCCAAAGGAGTTTGACCTGCTTCTATTTTTCGCCCAGCATCCCCGCCAGGTTTTTACAAGAGAGCAGCTTCTCGAGCGGGTGTGGGGTTATCAGTTTTACGGGGATGAACGTACGGTGGATGTTCATATCAAACGTTTAAGAAAAAAGATCGGCACCGCTGAACAGCCATTTTTCCATACTGTCTGGGGAGTTGGCTATAAATTCGATGAATCGGTGGATGGGCATGAAGGTTAAGTATATTTACCAGCAATTCCTGAGCCATATCAGCATCATTATTGTCGCCTTCCTTATCTTGAGCCTGGTTTTCACGCAGTATGTTGAAACACTTGTTTATAAAAACAAGACGGAGGAGCTGATTTCCTACGGTGATAACATTCTCCGTGATCTCGACCGCGGTACGGAAAGGCCGGACCAGGTGATCAATCAATATGCGAGGGTCTTGTTTGGACGTGACATTCAATTCAGTGTGTTCGATGAGAATATCCAGCTGCTGAACCCAATCAGATGGAGAGGGCCAGCTATTGAATTATCGGAGAAAGAGTGGAGCCAGCTAACAAACGGGGAGCCCATTGTGAAAAATTATGACCTAAAACGTTATGACCGTGCTGTAACCCTGGTTGTTCTGCCGTATATAAACCGCGGCAACTTCATTGGCGGCATTCTCCTGACCTCTCCGATCAGCGGGACAAGGGAGATGATTACCGAAATCAATAAGTACTTGTTTTATACGGTGCTGATTGCGCTTGCTGTTTCATTCCTTCTGAGCTGGCTGCTGTCACGCATCCATGTGAACAGGATTAAAAAACTCCAGGAAGCAACCTCGGCCGTTGCAGCCGGGGATTATACGGTGAAAGTTCCTTCTTCTGATTTTGATGAAATCGGAGAATTGGCGAATGATTTCAACGGGATGGTGGACAGGCTGAATGCCTCGAAGTCTGAAATCGAAAGTCTGGAAAACCGGCGCCGCCAATTCATGTCCGATGTGTCCCATGAATTGAGGACACCGCTAACGACCATCAGCGGGATGATTGAGGGACTCAGGAATAATATGATCCCTGAGGCGGAGAAAGAGCGGGGCATCAACCTCGTCAGCCAGGAAACGAAGAGGCTGATCAGGCTGGTCAATGAAAACCTTGATTATGATAAAATCCGCTCCAATCAGGTGCAGCTTCATAAAGAGGAAATCGAGCTGATCGAGGTGCTTGAAATCATTCAGGATCAGTTGGAATTGCAGGCAGAGGAGCGTAATAACCGAATTGAGATTGAATCCGGGGATTCGGCAATTGTCTATGCGGATTATGACCGTCTCGTTCAAATTCTGATCAATATTACGAAAAATAGTATCCAGTTCACTGAAAACGGGACAATCACGTTACGTGGCAGGAAGAGTGGGCAGATGACAGTAATTGAAATTGAGGACACCGGCATTGGCATCGAACCCGCTGAAATCGAAAAAATCTGGCATCGTTTTTACAAAGCCGATATTTCGAGGACGAGCAATCCTTTTGGGGAATTCGGTCTTGGTCTATCCATCGTTAAGCAGCTGGTACAGATGCACGATGGTAAAATTACAGTGGAGAGCGAACAAGGAAAAGGGACAAAATTTGTGATACAACTTCCTTTTCGATAAGATAAAAAAGGAGCTGCGGGCATCGTCCCCGGCTTTTGCTATTTGAAAGGGTGAAGCAACATGGTGCGTTTCGGAGTAGTAGGTACGAATTGGATTACAGAATCATTTATTAGAGGAGCAAGCCACCATCAGGATTTTCAGCTTGTTGCAGTTTACTCACGCACAGAGGAGCGAGCTGCAAAGTTTGCCGGGAAATATGATGTGGATAACATTTTTACAGACCTGGAAGAAATGGCGAAAAGCGATGCAATTGATGCTGTCTATCTCGCCAGTCCTAATTCTTTGCATGCCAGCCAGGCAATTACCTTTATGAAAAATGGGAAGCATGTTCTTTCCGAAAAAGCGATTGCGTCCAACAGCCAGGAACTGGGCGATATGATCAGGACAGCAAAGGATAATCGGGTAGTTTTGATGGAGGCGCTAAAATCAACCCTTATGCCAAACTTTAAGGCAGTCCAGGAGAATCTGGATAAAATCGGTACAGTCAGAAGATACTTTGCAAGCTATTGCCAGTACTCGTCCCGCTACGATAAATATAAAGAAGGTACATTAATGAACGCCTTCAATCCGGAATTTTCAGCAGGTTCCTTAATGGATATCGGGATTTATTGTATCTACCCACTCGTCGTCCTGTTTGGAGAGCCGAAAACGATTCAGGCGAACGGCTATGTACTTGAATCTGGAGTGGATGGAGAAGGCAGCCTTATTTTGAAATACGATGAAATGGATGCTGTCATCATGTTTTCAAAAATCACCGATTCAACACTTCCTTCTGAAATACACGGAGAGAATGGAAACATCAGGATTGATAAAATCAGCACGCCTGAAAAAGTGGAAATCATTTATCGTGATGGCAGAAGTGAAGATTTATCAAGAAAGCAGCTGGCCGATAATATGTTTTATGAGGCAGAGGAATTCATTACACTAATTCAGCAGGGAAAAATGGAATCCGAAAACAACTCGCTTGAAAACTCGAGGATCACGATGAAGATTCTGGATGAGGCCAGGTTGCAAATGGGTGTCAAATTCCCAAGTGATAAATAAAAAGTTAGGCAGGTGCCGTAGCAGCACCTGCCTTGTTTTTTAGTAATTCAGAAACTTTACACAAACCGGATCCGGAATCTTTACATCAGACTGCAACAAAGTTAACTCGCCTGTTTCAGCGTCCCGAGAGTAGAGCGCCACATTGCTGGAATTTTGGTTTGTGGCAATCACGTATTTTTCGCTAGGATCAAGGACAAAGTCCCGTGGCCAATTGCCTTCTGTTGATGTATGTTCAACAAAAGCAAGCTTGAAGCTTTCTGGATCCACCCTGAAAGTAGCGATACTATCATGGCCGCGGTTGGCTGCATAGACGTATCTCCCATCAGAAGAAATATGGATCGCACTTCCCTGGTTGTTTTCAGTAAAATCTGCAGGAAGGGTAGAGATCGCCTGGAGCTGTTCAAAGCTGCCATTTTCCGACTGGTATTTTAAGACAAGAACCTCAGAACTGAATTCGGTCATCAAATAGGCGATTCTGTTGTTTGGATGGAAAACGAGATGTCTTGGACCGCTGCCAGGTTTAATAGGCAATATACTCTTTTCAATCAGCTGGCCGTTGTCGAGAGTGTAGGTAATCAACTGATCGATGCCAAGATCGATCACTGCCGCATATTTCCCGTCTGGGGTGAAACCGGCATAATGGGTATGCGCTTTTTCCTGGCGCTCATCCGGACCGGAGCCTTCATGGACCGCGCTTGAGAGCACCGCTTCAATACTTCCTGTTTCAGCGTTAAGCAGATAAGAATCAGCTGAACCTTTATGGTAATTGGCTGATAAAAGAAGGTTGTTTTCCTTGTTCACGCTTACGTGGCATGGTGAAGCTCCTGCCGCAAGCTGTGAATCAATAAATGATAGCTTTCCGGAATCGAGGATGCTGAAGCCTGCAACACCCCCCGAACCACCTTCTTTAGCGACAGCATAAAGGAAGCGATTATCATTGCTGATCGACAGATAAGTAGGGTTCTCCAGGGCAGCTGCTGGTTCCACATCCATGATTTTTCCATTCACAGCATCGAGGGTGAAAGAATAGATTCCCTCACTGTCACCTTTTGTATAGGTACCGAAATACCCTTTGAATTTTTCATGATTAGCCATTATGAATGCCTCCAATTCGATTCAAATAATCGTATGAATCCTAGTCTAGCAAAAAAATCATAGGAGACAAAATGTTACGTCAATCAAGGGAATGGGTAAAATAAATTTGAGCATTGTGGAATTGTTGGAATGTCAGGTTTCCTGACTAACATCTGGACTTTGAACCTTGGAAGGGATATGCTCTTTTTAAATAGTTTCTCGTGAATTAGGAGGGTTATTATGAGTTTACAAAAACAGATTATCGAGGCTTTAAATGTGAAGCCGCAAATTGATCCCCAGCAGGAAATCAGGAACAGAATCGACTTTTTAAAAGAGTATTTACTTACGGCAAAGGCGAAAGGATTCGTGCTTGGAATCAGCGGCGGCCAGGATTCCACTCTTGGTGGGAGACTTGCCCAGTTGGCTGCAGAGGAATTGCGGTCAGAGGGTAAGGAGGCCAAATTTGTGGCTGTCAGGCTTCCCTATGCTGTGCAAAAGGACGAGGAAGATGCTCAAAAAGCACTGGACTTCATCCAGCCTGACCAAACGATCACTTTCAATATTCAGCCTGCGGTCGATACATTCAATACACAATTTGAAGCAGCGATCGGCGACAAGATGACCGACTTCAATAAAGGGAACGCAAAGGCAAGGATGAGGATGATTACACAGTATGCAATTGCCGGGCAGGAAGGCTTGCTCGTGATTGGGACAGATCACGCTGCCGAGGCAGTAACCGGTTTTTACACAAAATACGGAGATGGCGGAGCTGATTTGCTGCCTTTATCAGGCTTGAACAAGCGACAGGGCAGGGAGCTGCTGAAGGCTTTGAACGCAGAACCGAGATTGTACCTGAAAGAGCCTACTGCCGACCTTCTTGACAATAAGCCGCTTCAGTCAGATGAAACGGAGCTTGGTGTCAGCTATGATGCAATTGATGATTACCTTGAAGGAAAGCAAATTGAAGAAGCAACAGCTGCCAAAATTGAAGGCAGATATCTAGTTTCAGAGCATAAACGGCAGATGCCCGCATCCATGTTCGACTCATGGTGGAAAAAATAATCACAAAAAAAGGCCTGGCTTCCGATTTTCGTTTCAATCAATCAGCCAGGCTTTATTTTTATTCAGTTTGCGCGATTGCGAAGTGTGGCACATCTTCTTTTTCAGTCACCTTGTCAATTTTATCCGTGAACATTTGAAAAACTCGCTTTTTCTCTTCCAGCTCCTTGATATATTCTTTCAGATCATTGAATCTCTCTTCAAACGGCTGATGATACAGTTCCAGAATTTTCCTGTTCAAGTCGGGGTTCACTGTTGACTGGACGACCTGCTTCGTGATGTTGAATTTATATGTATATACTTGTAACTCATTTTTTACTTCTTCATATTCTGCGTCAATCTCTTTTAAAACTTCTTCGATTTCCGCTTTCCATTCATCTAGCGACTTCTTAACATGCTGTTCCATAAGGATCCCCCTGCCATTCGCCTTAATAAAGCTTCTTCCTTTTATTCTAGCAAGCGAATTTTACATAGAGATTGCTGGTATATTACATTGTGAAAACAAACTATTAATAGGAAGGAAGCGGGGAACTTTATTTAATAAAGGTGCTTTTGCTAGAAAACCTGAGTCAGGATTGCCTTCGGATAAAAATCCGTTAAGAACACTCATATTATCTGAACCCGGACTGCCTTCAGAAAGAATATCCATTAAGTCCATTAGTATTGCCTAAACCGGGTTTCTTTTGGACAGAGTACTCATCAAGCCCTTGAGTATTGGCTGAACCTTATTTGCCTTCCAACAACAGACCTATGACGGTAAAGTCTGAGTGTAGACCAAACACGATGTGAAGTCTCGGTTTTACGAGAACTTCACCATCATTTCTTTTGTACGACAAAGCCGGTTCTCGATGCATTGAAAAAGTTATAGGAAAATAGACTCATCTTTGTAATTAATTGGCGAATTTTGTTGAAAGAATAGTACTAAAGTTTTATATTTGAATTAGAACTGAAAAAGGCAAACTTATCGAAAGGTGAGGACGCAAAACTACGAGTCTAAGGCCAACGGGCTATGATCGTCGGGTTGCCATAAAAAGATCGGATGAGAAATAAAGTATAGGTGAATAGTTATGTGTTAACTGTTTTGCCAAATGAAATCCGCCATCTTTTTGGGGGATTCTTTTATTTAACTGTCTTTTTCTCCTTCAAAAAATGGCAAAAGAGATAAATTTCACGTTTGTCGGTTGTGATAGAGGATAAATAATACTTAAGATACTTGACAGGATAAATGAAAGTAATCCTTTTGGCAGGTTTTGTATTTGGTGTAAAGGATTTCAAAAAATGGAATGAAGGGTGGAGGGAACGTGACTGTTTTATTTGGAACGGTAGAATATTTTGAACGGGAAATTGAGTTTCATTTATCTGAAGTTGAAAAAAGAGAGAGATTTCGGGAAGAAATACAGCAAATTCAAATGAAGCTGGAAGAAGAGCTTCGGAATGATTTTATCTGCGACGAAAAGTTAAGGATGGAGTGTCTCGACAATCTATCAAACGCTTGCAATAAGTTAGCTGAGGATTACGTAGTTTGAAAACTACTATAATATGAAAGCCTGTGGTGCGTTCCACAGGCTTTTTTTATTGGTTAAATGTTTTCGATAATTGTTGCTACGCCCATTCCGCCGCCAATGCAAAGGGTGGCCAGCCCGTATTTTTGTTCACGCTTCTTAAGTTCATGAATAAGTGTGACCAGAATTCTTGCTCCGCTCGCGCCAATTGGGTGGCCAAGCGCAATGGCTCCTCCGTTGACATTGACATTCTCCTCACTCATGTCCAGTTCCTTCATGACCGAAAGAGCTTGTGCGGCAAATGCTTCATTTGCCTCTACTAAATCGATATCCGTTAACTCCATGTCTGTTTTCTTAAGGGCTTTCTTTACAGCATTAACTGGTCCAATTCCCATGATGGATGGGTCAACACCTGCGGAAGCATTCGCCTTGATTGTTACTAACGGGGTAATTCCTAGTTCTTTTGCTTTTTTGCCGCTCATGACAACAACTGCAGCGGCACCATCGTTGATTCCAGAAGCATTGGCTGCTGTTACGGTTCCGTCCTTCTTGAATGCAGGCCTTAACTTGCCAATCTTCTCAATAGTGCTGCCGAATTTTGGATGCTCATCCTGATCGACGATGATGGGGTCACCTTTACGCTGCTTTACTTCAACAGGGACAATTTCATCCTTGAAGCGGCCGGAAGTAATCGCTGCTTCAGCCCGATTCTGGCTCTTGACGGCGAAAGTGTCCTGTTCGCTGCGTGAAATTTCATATTTTTCCGCAAGGTTTTCGGCAGTAATGCCCATGTGATAATCATTAAATGCACATACGAGTCCATCGCCAAGCAATGTATCTACTAGCTTTTGGTCGCCCATCTTGAAGCCTTCCCGCGCACCTTTAAGAACGAAAGGTGCCTGGCTCATGTTTTCCATGCCGCCAGCGACGACGATGTCGGCTTCACCTGCGGCAATGGCCTGATATGCCAGGTGAACCGCCTTCAAACCTGATCCGCACAGTTTATTGATCGTCATGGATGGACAGGTTTCAGGGAGCCCAGCTCTCATGGCAGCCTGGCGGGCAGGGTTTTGGCCGAGCCCAGCCTGAAGCACATTCCCCATGATGACTTCGTCTACAACATCAGTGCTTACATTCGCTTTTTCCAGTGCAGACTTAATAGCCGCTGCTCCGAGATCCACTGCTGATACTTTCGAAAAAGCTCCGCCAAATGCTCCGGTCGCCGTTCTTACCGCACTTGCAATAACAATTGTATTTTCCATTTTTTACTACCCCTTCCGAATTGAATTTAAGAAAGGAGGATGTTCTCCTCCTTTGCTGTTGTTATTATTATACTAGTCCAGTTAACTTGTAGACTGCAATAATGAAGAATACAGCCAAAGTTTTAATGATGGTGATGGCGAAAATATCTTTATAAGATTGTTTATGAGTCAATCCAGTAACCGCAAGCAATGTGATGACTGCTCCGTTGTGCGGAAGTGTATCCATGCCGCCGGACGCCATCGAGATGACACGGTGCATAACCTCTGGCGGAATATTGAACTCTGTGATTGCTTTCATATACGTATCTGCCATTGCACTCAAAGCAATTCCCATTCCGCCTGAAGCGGATCCAGTCACACCAGCAAGAGTGGTCGTCGTCACCGCTCCATTAATCAGAGGGTCTGTGAAAGTAGTAGAAATTCCTTTACTAACAACCGAGAAGCCAGGCAGAGAGGAAATGACCCCGCCGAAACCATATTCAGCACCAGTGTTCATCGAGGCAAGCAAAGCACCGCCAATCGCCGTGTTGATCCCAACCTTGAAGCCGCCGGTAACCTTTTTCCAATCATAGAGAAGTGTAGCCAGGATACCAAGGATTAATGCCAGCTCAACGGACCAGATTCCTACTACTCCGGACATTTGGACAGTACCGTAAGATTCTAGGCCGATTTTTGAAAAATCAAAGCCATTAGGATACCATTTTGGCAGATTCACGGTGAAGAACTTGTTGGCAACTCCTACAAGCACCAATGGAACAAAAGCCAAAACAGCCCTTAAGGTGTTTGTTTTAGCTGTCATGTCAATGCTGCTGCCACCTTCCTCCAGTACATCAGCTTCAGCTGCAGCAGCAGATTCGGCGTTATCAAATCCGTAGAATCCTTCACCGCGTCTTGCAGCTTTTTTGCGGAGGGTTTCGAGATAGAGCATACCTAATGCGAATACCAGGATTGCCCCGATGATTCCAAGGGCAGGTGCCGCGTAAATATCAGTGCCAAAAAAGCTTGTCGGAATGACGTTCTGGATCTGTGGCGTTCCTGGGAGCGCATCCATAGTGAAAGTGAACGCACCAAGTGCGATTGTCCCCGGAATAAGTCTTTTCGGAATATTCGCCTCTCTGAATAAGTTTTTAGCAAAAGGATAGATTGCAAAAACGACAACGAAAAGGCTGACACCGCTGTATGTTAAAATGGCGCCCATCAGAACAATTGCCAGGATTGCGCGAGTGCCGCCGACAAGTTTAATGATTGATTTGGCGATTGATTCGGCAATCCCTGACATTTCAACGACCTTTCCGAAAATCGCACCCAGCAAGAATACCGGGAAGTAGTTCTTAATGAATCCAACCATCTTCTCCATGAAGATGTTGCTGAAAAAAGGAAGCACGTGGCTTGGATCCGTCAGCAGCACCGCCAAAAGGGCTGCAATCGGGGCGAAAAGGATAACTGAATACCCTTTATAAGCCGTGAACATCAATAATCCAAGGGCCAAAAGTATAATGAATAGCTCCATTTAGGGAACTCCTTTCTAAAACACAGGTTTTTATTTTGATCAGATTGCCGCAATATTACGAAAGCCAGCAGTCTTTTTATCTTTTAAACCCATCGGCTGATCCATGAATATCCTGCTGTCCATCAATTTCAGGTCTTTGGCGATCAATGGCCTGAAATCCATCAGGGAAAGGATATCTCTTTCTAAGTTGATGCCCGGCGCGATTTCTGTAAGTGTTAATCCCTCAGGCAAAAGTTCAAAGACGGCACGCTCGGTGATATAGATGACCTTTTTGCTATTTTCCCGTGCCACATCACCGCTGAAAGTAATTTGCTCGACTTCTTCAATAAATTTCTTTGCCTTGCCCTCCTGGAGAATTTGCAGTTTCCCACTGCCTGTCTCCACCTTCAGGCCTCCGGCAGTGAACGTTCCGCAAAATGCGATTTGCCTTGCGTTTTGGGTAATATTGATGAATCCGCCGCAACCGGCAATTTTAGGTCCGAACTTTGAAACATTAATATTCCCTTTTGTATCACATTGAGCCAGGCCAAGGAATGCAGCATCAATTCCGCCGCCATCATAATAGTCAAACATGTAAGGCTGGTCAATGATTGCCTCTGGTCCAATCGAGCAGCCAAAGTCGAGTCCGCCAGCTGCAGTGCCGCCAATGGCACCCGGTTCCAGCGTTGGAGTGAACAGGTCATTCATTCCTTCTTCCTGAAGTACATGTGCGATGATTTCAGGCACACCGATACCGTAATTTAATACTTTTATATCTTTGTTTAAAAGCATGGCTGCACGCCGCGCGATCACCTTGCGTTCGTTAAGAGGATATTTTGCAGCTGATTGCTTGTGGACGACATCGCTTCTGTAAAAGTCTTCGTTGTGCTGCGTACCGAATGTTTGCATATGGTTTGCCGGATTCTCAACAACCACCACATAGTCGACCAGTATTCCCGGAATAGCCACAAGCTTAGGGTCGATTGAACCATTTTTGACGATTTTTTCAACCTGGACAATTACTTTGCCGCCGCTGTTGCGCGCATTCATGGCAATGGAGAGGATCTCCAAAGTAAGCGGTTCCTTTTCGAAGCTGATATTGCCATTTTCGTCAGAAACCGAACCCTTCAGCAAAGCGAAATCAAGCTTTTGTGTTTTATAGGCAAGATAAGGTTTACCATCAAAGCTTACTTTTTCAACAATCTCATCTTTTGTTGCATCATTGAGTTTGCCGCCATCAACATCAGGGTCGACAAATGTTCCAAGTCCAACATGCGTAATCGTGCGCGGCTTGCCGGCGGCGCCGTCCCGGAACATTTGTGAAATGACACCCTGTGGCAGGTTATAGGCTTCAATTTTATTATTTACAACAAGCGGCTGGAACTTCGGTGCAAGCCCCATATGTCCGCCAATGATTCTTTTCACAAGTCCTTCGTGAGCATAATGATTCATGCCGCGGTCTATCCCATCACCATTCCCGGCAGCATAAACCAGGGTAAGGTTTTTAGGGGAGTGGTTTTCAAGGAACCTTTTTTCTACTTCAATATAAATCTCTTCGGCAACGCCTACGCCGATAAAACCGCCGAGGCCAACAACTGCGTTATCGGTGAACAGATTCGCTGCTTCCTGTGAGGAAATGATTTTTATAGAAGACATTTTCAACACCTCATTGTCGTATTTCTAGTCCTGTCCAAAATCCCGACTAAAGTCTTAATCCGCCAGTCACTTCAAGGACGTGCCCATTAACATAACTTGACTCATCGCTTGCAAGGAACAATACTGCATTGGCAATTTCCTGCGGCTTGCCAAGACGTCCAAGCGGAGTTTTCTCTCTGATTGGCT comes from Mesobacillus jeotgali and encodes:
- a CDS encoding MBL fold metallo-hydrolase yields the protein MYFKSFFDDQLAHMSYLIGCQRTGEAIVIDPARNIQPYLDIAKKEGLKISAAAETHIHADYLSGARELAHHHGVKLFVSDEGDKEWKYQYVDQYEHELLTEGSNFNIGNVYFEVIHTPGHTPESISFLLTDKGGGANEPMGIFSGDFLFVGDVGRPDLLEKAAGIKDTSEAGARQMFESLRKVEKLSDFLQVWPAHGAGSACGKSLGAVPMSTLGYEKKFIWAFQVKEEEKFMEELLAGQPEPPKYFAQMKKQNKEGPELLRREETPRVSLAEAENSAVVDTRPAGEFAERHPEGTINIPYNKSFTNWAGWLLNYDEDIMLIADPKELPDVKKSLQSIGLDQVTGYVDPKELSGKLEEYKSVTASEAKELMEDDNYFVIDVRNESEWNSGHIPGAHHLMLGNLTDNLEKVPKDKKIIAHCQSGARSAIGTSLLLKRGFKNVLNLEGGFSAWEKEGLPVKKD
- a CDS encoding response regulator transcription factor: MKILVIEDNESVCAMIEMFFLKEGIDGRFVNDGLKGYEAFKSEQWDLLIVDWMLPGMDGVSLCRKIRQEDSDVPIIMLTAKDSESDQVLGLEMGADDYVTKPFSPLALMARIKAVARRYQKQKPDENSDIGTGRLKINKETREVSLDGKPVTNLTPKEFDLLLFFAQHPRQVFTREQLLERVWGYQFYGDERTVDVHIKRLRKKIGTAEQPFFHTVWGVGYKFDESVDGHEG
- a CDS encoding HAMP domain-containing sensor histidine kinase → MKVKYIYQQFLSHISIIIVAFLILSLVFTQYVETLVYKNKTEELISYGDNILRDLDRGTERPDQVINQYARVLFGRDIQFSVFDENIQLLNPIRWRGPAIELSEKEWSQLTNGEPIVKNYDLKRYDRAVTLVVLPYINRGNFIGGILLTSPISGTREMITEINKYLFYTVLIALAVSFLLSWLLSRIHVNRIKKLQEATSAVAAGDYTVKVPSSDFDEIGELANDFNGMVDRLNASKSEIESLENRRRQFMSDVSHELRTPLTTISGMIEGLRNNMIPEAEKERGINLVSQETKRLIRLVNENLDYDKIRSNQVQLHKEEIELIEVLEIIQDQLELQAEERNNRIEIESGDSAIVYADYDRLVQILINITKNSIQFTENGTITLRGRKSGQMTVIEIEDTGIGIEPAEIEKIWHRFYKADISRTSNPFGEFGLGLSIVKQLVQMHDGKITVESEQGKGTKFVIQLPFR
- a CDS encoding Gfo/Idh/MocA family protein, with translation MVRFGVVGTNWITESFIRGASHHQDFQLVAVYSRTEERAAKFAGKYDVDNIFTDLEEMAKSDAIDAVYLASPNSLHASQAITFMKNGKHVLSEKAIASNSQELGDMIRTAKDNRVVLMEALKSTLMPNFKAVQENLDKIGTVRRYFASYCQYSSRYDKYKEGTLMNAFNPEFSAGSLMDIGIYCIYPLVVLFGEPKTIQANGYVLESGVDGEGSLILKYDEMDAVIMFSKITDSTLPSEIHGENGNIRIDKISTPEKVEIIYRDGRSEDLSRKQLADNMFYEAEEFITLIQQGKMESENNSLENSRITMKILDEARLQMGVKFPSDK
- a CDS encoding lactonase family protein encodes the protein MANHEKFKGYFGTYTKGDSEGIYSFTLDAVNGKIMDVEPAAALENPTYLSISNDNRFLYAVAKEGGSGGVAGFSILDSGKLSFIDSQLAAGASPCHVSVNKENNLLLSANYHKGSADSYLLNAETGSIEAVLSSAVHEGSGPDERQEKAHTHYAGFTPDGKYAAVIDLGIDQLITYTLDNGQLIEKSILPIKPGSGPRHLVFHPNNRIAYLMTEFSSEVLVLKYQSENGSFEQLQAISTLPADFTENNQGSAIHISSDGRYVYAANRGHDSIATFRVDPESFKLAFVEHTSTEGNWPRDFVLDPSEKYVIATNQNSSNVALYSRDAETGELTLLQSDVKIPDPVCVKFLNY
- the nadE gene encoding ammonia-dependent NAD(+) synthetase yields the protein MSLQKQIIEALNVKPQIDPQQEIRNRIDFLKEYLLTAKAKGFVLGISGGQDSTLGGRLAQLAAEELRSEGKEAKFVAVRLPYAVQKDEEDAQKALDFIQPDQTITFNIQPAVDTFNTQFEAAIGDKMTDFNKGNAKARMRMITQYAIAGQEGLLVIGTDHAAEAVTGFYTKYGDGGADLLPLSGLNKRQGRELLKALNAEPRLYLKEPTADLLDNKPLQSDETELGVSYDAIDDYLEGKQIEEATAAKIEGRYLVSEHKRQMPASMFDSWWKK
- a CDS encoding acetyl-CoA C-acetyltransferase, with amino-acid sequence MENTIVIASAVRTATGAFGGAFSKVSAVDLGAAAIKSALEKANVSTDVVDEVIMGNVLQAGLGQNPARQAAMRAGLPETCPSMTINKLCGSGLKAVHLAYQAIAAGEADIVVAGGMENMSQAPFVLKGAREGFKMGDQKLVDTLLGDGLVCAFNDYHMGITAENLAEKYEISRSEQDTFAVKSQNRAEAAITSGRFKDEIVPVEVKQRKGDPIIVDQDEHPKFGSTIEKIGKLRPAFKKDGTVTAANASGINDGAAAVVVMSGKKAKELGITPLVTIKANASAGVDPSIMGIGPVNAVKKALKKTDMELTDIDLVEANEAFAAQALSVMKELDMSEENVNVNGGAIALGHPIGASGARILVTLIHELKKREQKYGLATLCIGGGMGVATIIENI
- a CDS encoding GntP family permease, translating into MELFIILLALGLLMFTAYKGYSVILFAPIAALLAVLLTDPSHVLPFFSNIFMEKMVGFIKNYFPVFLLGAIFGKVVEMSGIAESIAKSIIKLVGGTRAILAIVLMGAILTYSGVSLFVVVFAIYPFAKNLFREANIPKRLIPGTIALGAFTFTMDALPGTPQIQNVIPTSFFGTDIYAAPALGIIGAILVFALGMLYLETLRKKAARRGEGFYGFDNAESAAAAEADVLEEGGSSIDMTAKTNTLRAVLAFVPLVLVGVANKFFTVNLPKWYPNGFDFSKIGLESYGTVQMSGVVGIWSVELALILGILATLLYDWKKVTGGFKVGINTAIGGALLASMNTGAEYGFGGVISSLPGFSVVSKGISTTFTDPLINGAVTTTTLAGVTGSASGGMGIALSAMADTYMKAITEFNIPPEVMHRVISMASGGMDTLPHNGAVITLLAVTGLTHKQSYKDIFAITIIKTLAVFFIIAVYKLTGLV